The Panicum hallii strain FIL2 chromosome 9, PHallii_v3.1, whole genome shotgun sequence genome has a window encoding:
- the LOC112872864 gene encoding protein SUPPRESSOR OF QUENCHING 1, chloroplastic isoform X1, whose translation MAGHLAPSSGSLHRLLSSRHYPPASQAPPPRPLLLPKPLSAAMQLQRRGRRGVVAAAASASAPSPSSPGTEVAEGPAWGKVSAVLFDMDGVLCNSEKPSRQAGVDVFAEMGVEVTVDDFVPFMGTGEANFLGGVARVKGVKYFNPESAKKRFFEIYLDKYAKPNSGIGFPGALELIIECKNAGLKVAVASSADRIKVDANLAAACLPVSLFDAIVSADAFENLKPAPDIFLAASKNLGVDTSECIVIEDALAGVQAAKAAEMRCIAVTTTLEEDALQQGSPSLIRKNIGDISINDILYGGSNARHINADEGAEGSENSSSIGNASPESLNGATNAGVSGTKSSPISKTEGKESCRLLGSRREILRYGSLGVAVSCLFVAARNWKAMQFASPKGLLNFFMGGNSSIFVNNEGDSLSSRAQQIKKYLADFESGGSATYVPEFPRKLDWLNTAPLQFGRDLKGRVVLLDFWTYCCINCMHVLPDLEFVENKYKDKPFTVVGVHSAKFDNEKDLDAIRNAVLRYKITHPVVNDGDMYLWRELGVNSWPTFVLIGPNGKVLARISGEGHRKDLDDVVGAALEFYEDKKLLRNDPLPLALEKDKDSRLLTSPLKFPGKLALDVENNRLFISDSNHNRIVVTNLEGQFICQVGSSEEGLLDGPFDAALFNRPQGLSYNSKKNILYVADTENHALREINFVDETVRTLAGNGTKGSDYKGGGQGTDQVLNSPWDVCYDPSQETVYIAMAGQHQIWKHTIRDGVTNVLSGDGYERNLNGSSASRTSFAQPSGISLAPELQELFVADSESSSIRAVNLKTGGSRLLAGGDPVFPENLFRFGDYDGTGSDVLLQHPLGVVYASDNQVYVADSYNHKIKRLDPVTGKVTTVAGTGRAGYKDGPGLSAQLSEPAGLVEVGDGRLLVADTNNNAIRYITLNEKGAEVKTLDLIGVQPPSPKPKTLKRLRRRLSVDTDVINVDGGSSMEGFLSLAITVPDGYHFSKEARSKFDVETEPANAIEIEPANGFLDSEGLASLKFKRISSSASMGRINCKVYYCKEDEVCLYQSVAFDVKFHEGTEPSPAQITLSYSVTPRDNSGGAQLIAGRKNAKV comes from the exons ATGGCGGGGCACCTCGCGCCTTCCTCTGGAAgcctccaccgcctcctctcGTCCCGGCACTACCCGCCCGCCTCCCAGGCGCCGCCTCCCCGCCCGCTCCTCCTCCCGAAGCCCCTATCGGCGGCTATGCAGCTCCAGcgacgcgggcggcgcggtgtcgtcgccgccgccgcctccgcctccgcgccgtCCCCGTCTTCTCCGGGGacggaggtggcggaggggcCGGCCTGGGGGAAGGTCTCCGCCGTGCTCTTCGACATGGACGGCGTGCTCTGCAACAGCGAGAAGCCCTCGCGGCAGGCCGGCGTCGACGTCTTCGCCGAGATGGGCGTCGAGGTTACCGTGGATGATTTCGTCCCCTTCATGGGCACCG GTGAGGCGAATTTCCTTGGAGGTGTCGCAAGAGTAAAAGGAGTAAAATATTTCAATCCTGAAAGTGccaaaaagaggttttttgagaTATATCTTGACAAG TATGCAAAGCCAAATTCTGGCATTGGATTTCCTGGGGCATTGGAGCTCATCATTGAG TGCAAAAATGCCGGTCTTAAGGTTGCTGTTGCATCCAGCGCTGATAGGATTAAGGTGGATGCAAATCTGGCTGCTGCTTGTTTGCCTGTGTCTCT ATTTGATGCCATTGTTTCTGCTGATGCATTTGAAAATTTGAAGCCTGCTCCGGACATATTCCTGGCAGCATCAAAGAACTTAGGTGTTGACACAAGTGAG TGCATTGTGATAGAAGATGCGCTTGCTGGTGTTCAAGCTGCAAAAGCTGCAGAAATGAG GTGTATCGCTGTGACGACTACTCTAGAGGAAGATGCATTACAACAAGGCAGTCCCTCGCTCATAAGAAAGAACATTGGAGATATTTCAATTAACGACATTTTGTATGGTGGTTCTAATGCTCGCCACA TTAATGCAGATGAAGGGGCAGAAGGTTCTGAGAATAGTAGTTCCATAGGAAATGCTTCACCTGAGAGTCTGAATGGGGCAACTAATGCTGGAGTATCTGGCACAAAAAGTTCTCCAATCTCAAAAACTGAAGG TAAAGAATCCTGCAGGCTGTTGGGTTCTCGACGGGAAATATTGAGATATGGAAGTCTGGGTGTAGCAGTTTCCTGTCTTTTTGTTGCAGCCAGAAATTGGAAG GCAATGCAGTTTGCATCTCCCAAAGGGCTGCTGAATTTTTTCATGGGTGGAAATAGTTCAATTTTTGTTAATAATGAAG GAGACTCGCTGTCATCAAGAGCTCAACAAATAAAGAAGTACTTAGCTGATTTTGAATCTGG GGGTTCCGCCACATATGTTCCTGAGTTTCCACGAAAGCTTGACTGGTTGAATACGGCCCCACTTCAGTTTGGAAGA GATTTAAAAGGAAGGGTGGTACTGCTGGATTTTTGGACCTATTGCTGCATCAACTGCATGCATGTCTTGCCAGACCTGGAGTTTGTAGAGAACAAGTATAAAGATAAACCT TTCACTGTTGTTGGTGTGCACTCTGCCAAATTTGATAATGAAAAAGATCTTGATGCTATTCGTAATGCTGTTCTGCGCTACAAAATTACTCACCCG GTTGTAAATGATGGTGACATGTACTTGTGGAGAGAACTTGGTGTGAACTCTTGGCCTACATTTGTTCTTATTGGACCCAATGGAAAGGTTCTAGCACGGATATCAGGCGAAGGTCATAGAAAG GATCTCGATGATGTTGTTGGTGCAGCACTTGAATTTTATGAAGACAAGAAATTATTGCGGAATGATCCCCTTCCATTGGCATTGGAGAAGGACAAGGATAGTCGTTTACTGACTTCACCTCTAAAGTTTCCTGGGAAACTTGCACTTGATGTAGAAAACAATCGATTATTTATATCAGACAGTAATCATAATCGAATT GTGGTGACCAATTTGGAAGGGCAGTTCATATGCCAAGTTGGGAGTTCTGAGGAGGGACTGCTTGATGGCCCATTTGATGCTGCCCTATTTAACCGCCCTCAG GGTCTTTCTTACAATTCCAAAAAGAATATCTTATATGTTGCAGACACTGAGAACCATGCACTGCG AGAGATTAATTTTGTTGACGAGACTGTGAGAACACTAGCTGGAAATGGGACTAAAGGTTCTGATTACAAAGGAGGAGGTCAAGGAACTGATCAG GTCCTAAATTCGCCATGGGATGTCTGCTATGATCCCTCACAGGAGACTGTTTATATCGCGATGGCGGGGCAGCACCAGATCTGGAAGCACACCATACGTGATGGTGTAACCAATGTTCTTAGTGGTGATGGCTACGAGAGAAATTTAAATGGCTCAAG CGCCTCCCGCACATCGTTTGCACAGCCTTCTGGGATTTCATTGGCTCCTG AATTGCAGGAGTTATTTGTTGCTGATAGTGAAAGCAGTTCCATTCGAGCTGTTAATCTGAAAACAGGAGGCTCAAGATTGCTAGCTGGGGGAGATCCAGTATTTCCAGAAAATTTGTTTAGG TTTGGCGATTATGATGGGACTGGCTCAGATGTGCTACTCCAACATCCCTTGGGTGTTGTTTATGCCAGTGACAATCAAGTATATGTAGCCGATTCGTACAATCACAAG ATAAAAAGGCTAGATCCTGTCACGGGAAAAGTTACGACTGTTGCTGGTACTGGACGCGCAGGATACAAGGATGGTCCAGGCTTGTCAGCTCAA CTTTCTGAGCCAGCAGGACTTGttgaagttggagacg GAAGGCTTCTTGTAGCAGATACAAATAACAATGCGATCAGATATATAACTCTTAATGAGAAAGGTGCAGAGGTGAAGACGCTAGATTTGATTGGAGTGCAACCGCCATCACCAAAACCAAAGACATTGAAACGCCTAAGACGGCGGCTATCAGTAGACACAGATGTTATTAACGTTGATGGTGGTTCTTCAATGGAAGGATTCTTGTCTCTTGCAATTACAGTACCTGATGGTTACCATTTCTCCAAG GAAGCTCGCAGTAAATTTGATGTGGAAACAGAGCCAGCTAATGCAATTGAGATTGAGCCGGCAAATGGTTTTCTAGACTCCGAAGGGCTCGCATCACTGAAGTTCAAAAGGATATCATCATCAGCATCAATGGGAAGGATAAACTGCAAG GTCTACTACTGTAAAGAAGATGAAGTTTGTCTCTATCAATCTGTTGCTTTTGATGTCAAATTCCATGAAGGGACGGAGCCCAGTCCTGCACAAATTACTTTATCCTATTCTGTGACTCCAAGAGATAATTCAGGTGGTGCGCAATTAATAGCAGGTAGAAAGAATGCCAAGGTATAG
- the LOC112872864 gene encoding protein SUPPRESSOR OF QUENCHING 1, chloroplastic isoform X4, protein MAGHLAPSSGSLHRLLSSRHYPPASQAPPPRPLLLPKPLSAAMQLQRRGRRGVVAAAASASAPSPSSPGTEVAEGPAWGKVSAVLFDMDGVLCNSEKPSRQAGVDVFAEMGVEVTVDDFVPFMGTGEANFLGGVARVKGVKYFNPESAKKRFFEIYLDKYAKPNSGIGFPGALELIIECKNAGLKVAVASSADRIKVDANLAAACLPVSLFDAIVSADAFENLKPAPDIFLAASKNLGVDTSECIVIEDALAGVQAAKAAEMRCIAVTTTLEEDALQQGSPSLIRKNIGDISINDILYGGSNARHNEGAEGSENSSSIGNASPESLNGATNAGVSGTKSSPISKTEGLLGSRREILRYGSLGVAVSCLFVAARNWKAMQFASPKGLLNFFMGGNSSIFVNNEGDSLSSRAQQIKKYLADFESGGSATYVPEFPRKLDWLNTAPLQFGRDLKGRVVLLDFWTYCCINCMHVLPDLEFVENKYKDKPFTVVGVHSAKFDNEKDLDAIRNAVLRYKITHPVVNDGDMYLWRELGVNSWPTFVLIGPNGKVLARISGEGHRKDLDDVVGAALEFYEDKKLLRNDPLPLALEKDKDSRLLTSPLKFPGKLALDVENNRLFISDSNHNRIVVTNLEGQFICQVGSSEEGLLDGPFDAALFNRPQGLSYNSKKNILYVADTENHALREINFVDETVRTLAGNGTKGSDYKGGGQGTDQVLNSPWDVCYDPSQETVYIAMAGQHQIWKHTIRDGVTNVLSGDGYERNLNGSSASRTSFAQPSGISLAPELQELFVADSESSSIRAVNLKTGGSRLLAGGDPVFPENLFRFGDYDGTGSDVLLQHPLGVVYASDNQVYVADSYNHKIKRLDPVTGKVTTVAGTGRAGYKDGPGLSAQLSEPAGLVEVGDGRLLVADTNNNAIRYITLNEKGAEVKTLDLIGVQPPSPKPKTLKRLRRRLSVDTDVINVDGGSSMEGFLSLAITVPDGYHFSKEARSKFDVETEPANAIEIEPANGFLDSEGLASLKFKRISSSASMGRINCKVYYCKEDEVCLYQSVAFDVKFHEGTEPSPAQITLSYSVTPRDNSGGAQLIAGRKNAKV, encoded by the exons ATGGCGGGGCACCTCGCGCCTTCCTCTGGAAgcctccaccgcctcctctcGTCCCGGCACTACCCGCCCGCCTCCCAGGCGCCGCCTCCCCGCCCGCTCCTCCTCCCGAAGCCCCTATCGGCGGCTATGCAGCTCCAGcgacgcgggcggcgcggtgtcgtcgccgccgccgcctccgcctccgcgccgtCCCCGTCTTCTCCGGGGacggaggtggcggaggggcCGGCCTGGGGGAAGGTCTCCGCCGTGCTCTTCGACATGGACGGCGTGCTCTGCAACAGCGAGAAGCCCTCGCGGCAGGCCGGCGTCGACGTCTTCGCCGAGATGGGCGTCGAGGTTACCGTGGATGATTTCGTCCCCTTCATGGGCACCG GTGAGGCGAATTTCCTTGGAGGTGTCGCAAGAGTAAAAGGAGTAAAATATTTCAATCCTGAAAGTGccaaaaagaggttttttgagaTATATCTTGACAAG TATGCAAAGCCAAATTCTGGCATTGGATTTCCTGGGGCATTGGAGCTCATCATTGAG TGCAAAAATGCCGGTCTTAAGGTTGCTGTTGCATCCAGCGCTGATAGGATTAAGGTGGATGCAAATCTGGCTGCTGCTTGTTTGCCTGTGTCTCT ATTTGATGCCATTGTTTCTGCTGATGCATTTGAAAATTTGAAGCCTGCTCCGGACATATTCCTGGCAGCATCAAAGAACTTAGGTGTTGACACAAGTGAG TGCATTGTGATAGAAGATGCGCTTGCTGGTGTTCAAGCTGCAAAAGCTGCAGAAATGAG GTGTATCGCTGTGACGACTACTCTAGAGGAAGATGCATTACAACAAGGCAGTCCCTCGCTCATAAGAAAGAACATTGGAGATATTTCAATTAACGACATTTTGTATGGTGGTTCTAATGCTCGCCACA ATGAAGGGGCAGAAGGTTCTGAGAATAGTAGTTCCATAGGAAATGCTTCACCTGAGAGTCTGAATGGGGCAACTAATGCTGGAGTATCTGGCACAAAAAGTTCTCCAATCTCAAAAACTGAAGG GCTGTTGGGTTCTCGACGGGAAATATTGAGATATGGAAGTCTGGGTGTAGCAGTTTCCTGTCTTTTTGTTGCAGCCAGAAATTGGAAG GCAATGCAGTTTGCATCTCCCAAAGGGCTGCTGAATTTTTTCATGGGTGGAAATAGTTCAATTTTTGTTAATAATGAAG GAGACTCGCTGTCATCAAGAGCTCAACAAATAAAGAAGTACTTAGCTGATTTTGAATCTGG GGGTTCCGCCACATATGTTCCTGAGTTTCCACGAAAGCTTGACTGGTTGAATACGGCCCCACTTCAGTTTGGAAGA GATTTAAAAGGAAGGGTGGTACTGCTGGATTTTTGGACCTATTGCTGCATCAACTGCATGCATGTCTTGCCAGACCTGGAGTTTGTAGAGAACAAGTATAAAGATAAACCT TTCACTGTTGTTGGTGTGCACTCTGCCAAATTTGATAATGAAAAAGATCTTGATGCTATTCGTAATGCTGTTCTGCGCTACAAAATTACTCACCCG GTTGTAAATGATGGTGACATGTACTTGTGGAGAGAACTTGGTGTGAACTCTTGGCCTACATTTGTTCTTATTGGACCCAATGGAAAGGTTCTAGCACGGATATCAGGCGAAGGTCATAGAAAG GATCTCGATGATGTTGTTGGTGCAGCACTTGAATTTTATGAAGACAAGAAATTATTGCGGAATGATCCCCTTCCATTGGCATTGGAGAAGGACAAGGATAGTCGTTTACTGACTTCACCTCTAAAGTTTCCTGGGAAACTTGCACTTGATGTAGAAAACAATCGATTATTTATATCAGACAGTAATCATAATCGAATT GTGGTGACCAATTTGGAAGGGCAGTTCATATGCCAAGTTGGGAGTTCTGAGGAGGGACTGCTTGATGGCCCATTTGATGCTGCCCTATTTAACCGCCCTCAG GGTCTTTCTTACAATTCCAAAAAGAATATCTTATATGTTGCAGACACTGAGAACCATGCACTGCG AGAGATTAATTTTGTTGACGAGACTGTGAGAACACTAGCTGGAAATGGGACTAAAGGTTCTGATTACAAAGGAGGAGGTCAAGGAACTGATCAG GTCCTAAATTCGCCATGGGATGTCTGCTATGATCCCTCACAGGAGACTGTTTATATCGCGATGGCGGGGCAGCACCAGATCTGGAAGCACACCATACGTGATGGTGTAACCAATGTTCTTAGTGGTGATGGCTACGAGAGAAATTTAAATGGCTCAAG CGCCTCCCGCACATCGTTTGCACAGCCTTCTGGGATTTCATTGGCTCCTG AATTGCAGGAGTTATTTGTTGCTGATAGTGAAAGCAGTTCCATTCGAGCTGTTAATCTGAAAACAGGAGGCTCAAGATTGCTAGCTGGGGGAGATCCAGTATTTCCAGAAAATTTGTTTAGG TTTGGCGATTATGATGGGACTGGCTCAGATGTGCTACTCCAACATCCCTTGGGTGTTGTTTATGCCAGTGACAATCAAGTATATGTAGCCGATTCGTACAATCACAAG ATAAAAAGGCTAGATCCTGTCACGGGAAAAGTTACGACTGTTGCTGGTACTGGACGCGCAGGATACAAGGATGGTCCAGGCTTGTCAGCTCAA CTTTCTGAGCCAGCAGGACTTGttgaagttggagacg GAAGGCTTCTTGTAGCAGATACAAATAACAATGCGATCAGATATATAACTCTTAATGAGAAAGGTGCAGAGGTGAAGACGCTAGATTTGATTGGAGTGCAACCGCCATCACCAAAACCAAAGACATTGAAACGCCTAAGACGGCGGCTATCAGTAGACACAGATGTTATTAACGTTGATGGTGGTTCTTCAATGGAAGGATTCTTGTCTCTTGCAATTACAGTACCTGATGGTTACCATTTCTCCAAG GAAGCTCGCAGTAAATTTGATGTGGAAACAGAGCCAGCTAATGCAATTGAGATTGAGCCGGCAAATGGTTTTCTAGACTCCGAAGGGCTCGCATCACTGAAGTTCAAAAGGATATCATCATCAGCATCAATGGGAAGGATAAACTGCAAG GTCTACTACTGTAAAGAAGATGAAGTTTGTCTCTATCAATCTGTTGCTTTTGATGTCAAATTCCATGAAGGGACGGAGCCCAGTCCTGCACAAATTACTTTATCCTATTCTGTGACTCCAAGAGATAATTCAGGTGGTGCGCAATTAATAGCAGGTAGAAAGAATGCCAAGGTATAG
- the LOC112872864 gene encoding protein SUPPRESSOR OF QUENCHING 1, chloroplastic isoform X2, with translation MAGHLAPSSGSLHRLLSSRHYPPASQAPPPRPLLLPKPLSAAMQLQRRGRRGVVAAAASASAPSPSSPGTEVAEGPAWGKVSAVLFDMDGVLCNSEKPSRQAGVDVFAEMGVEVTVDDFVPFMGTGEANFLGGVARVKGVKYFNPESAKKRFFEIYLDKYAKPNSGIGFPGALELIIECKNAGLKVAVASSADRIKVDANLAAACLPVSLFDAIVSADAFENLKPAPDIFLAASKNLGVDTSECIVIEDALAGVQAAKAAEMRCIAVTTTLEEDALQQGSPSLIRKNIGDISINDILYGGSNARHNEGAEGSENSSSIGNASPESLNGATNAGVSGTKSSPISKTEGKESCRLLGSRREILRYGSLGVAVSCLFVAARNWKAMQFASPKGLLNFFMGGNSSIFVNNEGDSLSSRAQQIKKYLADFESGGSATYVPEFPRKLDWLNTAPLQFGRDLKGRVVLLDFWTYCCINCMHVLPDLEFVENKYKDKPFTVVGVHSAKFDNEKDLDAIRNAVLRYKITHPVVNDGDMYLWRELGVNSWPTFVLIGPNGKVLARISGEGHRKDLDDVVGAALEFYEDKKLLRNDPLPLALEKDKDSRLLTSPLKFPGKLALDVENNRLFISDSNHNRIVVTNLEGQFICQVGSSEEGLLDGPFDAALFNRPQGLSYNSKKNILYVADTENHALREINFVDETVRTLAGNGTKGSDYKGGGQGTDQVLNSPWDVCYDPSQETVYIAMAGQHQIWKHTIRDGVTNVLSGDGYERNLNGSSASRTSFAQPSGISLAPELQELFVADSESSSIRAVNLKTGGSRLLAGGDPVFPENLFRFGDYDGTGSDVLLQHPLGVVYASDNQVYVADSYNHKIKRLDPVTGKVTTVAGTGRAGYKDGPGLSAQLSEPAGLVEVGDGRLLVADTNNNAIRYITLNEKGAEVKTLDLIGVQPPSPKPKTLKRLRRRLSVDTDVINVDGGSSMEGFLSLAITVPDGYHFSKEARSKFDVETEPANAIEIEPANGFLDSEGLASLKFKRISSSASMGRINCKVYYCKEDEVCLYQSVAFDVKFHEGTEPSPAQITLSYSVTPRDNSGGAQLIAGRKNAKV, from the exons ATGGCGGGGCACCTCGCGCCTTCCTCTGGAAgcctccaccgcctcctctcGTCCCGGCACTACCCGCCCGCCTCCCAGGCGCCGCCTCCCCGCCCGCTCCTCCTCCCGAAGCCCCTATCGGCGGCTATGCAGCTCCAGcgacgcgggcggcgcggtgtcgtcgccgccgccgcctccgcctccgcgccgtCCCCGTCTTCTCCGGGGacggaggtggcggaggggcCGGCCTGGGGGAAGGTCTCCGCCGTGCTCTTCGACATGGACGGCGTGCTCTGCAACAGCGAGAAGCCCTCGCGGCAGGCCGGCGTCGACGTCTTCGCCGAGATGGGCGTCGAGGTTACCGTGGATGATTTCGTCCCCTTCATGGGCACCG GTGAGGCGAATTTCCTTGGAGGTGTCGCAAGAGTAAAAGGAGTAAAATATTTCAATCCTGAAAGTGccaaaaagaggttttttgagaTATATCTTGACAAG TATGCAAAGCCAAATTCTGGCATTGGATTTCCTGGGGCATTGGAGCTCATCATTGAG TGCAAAAATGCCGGTCTTAAGGTTGCTGTTGCATCCAGCGCTGATAGGATTAAGGTGGATGCAAATCTGGCTGCTGCTTGTTTGCCTGTGTCTCT ATTTGATGCCATTGTTTCTGCTGATGCATTTGAAAATTTGAAGCCTGCTCCGGACATATTCCTGGCAGCATCAAAGAACTTAGGTGTTGACACAAGTGAG TGCATTGTGATAGAAGATGCGCTTGCTGGTGTTCAAGCTGCAAAAGCTGCAGAAATGAG GTGTATCGCTGTGACGACTACTCTAGAGGAAGATGCATTACAACAAGGCAGTCCCTCGCTCATAAGAAAGAACATTGGAGATATTTCAATTAACGACATTTTGTATGGTGGTTCTAATGCTCGCCACA ATGAAGGGGCAGAAGGTTCTGAGAATAGTAGTTCCATAGGAAATGCTTCACCTGAGAGTCTGAATGGGGCAACTAATGCTGGAGTATCTGGCACAAAAAGTTCTCCAATCTCAAAAACTGAAGG TAAAGAATCCTGCAGGCTGTTGGGTTCTCGACGGGAAATATTGAGATATGGAAGTCTGGGTGTAGCAGTTTCCTGTCTTTTTGTTGCAGCCAGAAATTGGAAG GCAATGCAGTTTGCATCTCCCAAAGGGCTGCTGAATTTTTTCATGGGTGGAAATAGTTCAATTTTTGTTAATAATGAAG GAGACTCGCTGTCATCAAGAGCTCAACAAATAAAGAAGTACTTAGCTGATTTTGAATCTGG GGGTTCCGCCACATATGTTCCTGAGTTTCCACGAAAGCTTGACTGGTTGAATACGGCCCCACTTCAGTTTGGAAGA GATTTAAAAGGAAGGGTGGTACTGCTGGATTTTTGGACCTATTGCTGCATCAACTGCATGCATGTCTTGCCAGACCTGGAGTTTGTAGAGAACAAGTATAAAGATAAACCT TTCACTGTTGTTGGTGTGCACTCTGCCAAATTTGATAATGAAAAAGATCTTGATGCTATTCGTAATGCTGTTCTGCGCTACAAAATTACTCACCCG GTTGTAAATGATGGTGACATGTACTTGTGGAGAGAACTTGGTGTGAACTCTTGGCCTACATTTGTTCTTATTGGACCCAATGGAAAGGTTCTAGCACGGATATCAGGCGAAGGTCATAGAAAG GATCTCGATGATGTTGTTGGTGCAGCACTTGAATTTTATGAAGACAAGAAATTATTGCGGAATGATCCCCTTCCATTGGCATTGGAGAAGGACAAGGATAGTCGTTTACTGACTTCACCTCTAAAGTTTCCTGGGAAACTTGCACTTGATGTAGAAAACAATCGATTATTTATATCAGACAGTAATCATAATCGAATT GTGGTGACCAATTTGGAAGGGCAGTTCATATGCCAAGTTGGGAGTTCTGAGGAGGGACTGCTTGATGGCCCATTTGATGCTGCCCTATTTAACCGCCCTCAG GGTCTTTCTTACAATTCCAAAAAGAATATCTTATATGTTGCAGACACTGAGAACCATGCACTGCG AGAGATTAATTTTGTTGACGAGACTGTGAGAACACTAGCTGGAAATGGGACTAAAGGTTCTGATTACAAAGGAGGAGGTCAAGGAACTGATCAG GTCCTAAATTCGCCATGGGATGTCTGCTATGATCCCTCACAGGAGACTGTTTATATCGCGATGGCGGGGCAGCACCAGATCTGGAAGCACACCATACGTGATGGTGTAACCAATGTTCTTAGTGGTGATGGCTACGAGAGAAATTTAAATGGCTCAAG CGCCTCCCGCACATCGTTTGCACAGCCTTCTGGGATTTCATTGGCTCCTG AATTGCAGGAGTTATTTGTTGCTGATAGTGAAAGCAGTTCCATTCGAGCTGTTAATCTGAAAACAGGAGGCTCAAGATTGCTAGCTGGGGGAGATCCAGTATTTCCAGAAAATTTGTTTAGG TTTGGCGATTATGATGGGACTGGCTCAGATGTGCTACTCCAACATCCCTTGGGTGTTGTTTATGCCAGTGACAATCAAGTATATGTAGCCGATTCGTACAATCACAAG ATAAAAAGGCTAGATCCTGTCACGGGAAAAGTTACGACTGTTGCTGGTACTGGACGCGCAGGATACAAGGATGGTCCAGGCTTGTCAGCTCAA CTTTCTGAGCCAGCAGGACTTGttgaagttggagacg GAAGGCTTCTTGTAGCAGATACAAATAACAATGCGATCAGATATATAACTCTTAATGAGAAAGGTGCAGAGGTGAAGACGCTAGATTTGATTGGAGTGCAACCGCCATCACCAAAACCAAAGACATTGAAACGCCTAAGACGGCGGCTATCAGTAGACACAGATGTTATTAACGTTGATGGTGGTTCTTCAATGGAAGGATTCTTGTCTCTTGCAATTACAGTACCTGATGGTTACCATTTCTCCAAG GAAGCTCGCAGTAAATTTGATGTGGAAACAGAGCCAGCTAATGCAATTGAGATTGAGCCGGCAAATGGTTTTCTAGACTCCGAAGGGCTCGCATCACTGAAGTTCAAAAGGATATCATCATCAGCATCAATGGGAAGGATAAACTGCAAG GTCTACTACTGTAAAGAAGATGAAGTTTGTCTCTATCAATCTGTTGCTTTTGATGTCAAATTCCATGAAGGGACGGAGCCCAGTCCTGCACAAATTACTTTATCCTATTCTGTGACTCCAAGAGATAATTCAGGTGGTGCGCAATTAATAGCAGGTAGAAAGAATGCCAAGGTATAG